The Ruania alba genome window below encodes:
- a CDS encoding polysaccharide pyruvyl transferase family protein, whose translation MTTDTAAPARRILLRSSWATVNIGDVAHSPGAAAVLHEADPEAQITLWAVRLNDRERAMFAERQPWLEVVEGRFDEHDVASTPELARAWEEADLLVHGSGSGLVAGRDMYRWQRTGRPYGVFGITYDPFGLLTPSTLAQARAQIEALPGDYMYERDRELFAGAAFLYCRDSLSSDYLASQGTGAPCLEWGPDATFAYDLADDHAAAALIATLDLRPGFLIAVPRSRYAPYHRIYDRVPQQLDHYKDAVNAAHDEQDMAVLASAITSWVRRTGQDVLIGPEMSYAVQLAAEHFPRILPSDVAPRVRVLTEYWDLPTATAVYRQAAAVLSMDCHSPILATAVGTPSLYLRQPTETIKGVMFADLGAPERVVEIEAHDAAERLAAALAELAADDGRSAREQTVRMREQAQARLAQMAEHAVSAAGRARTGLAVASAAGPLPRE comes from the coding sequence GTGACCACCGATACCGCTGCCCCTGCCCGCCGGATCCTGCTGCGTTCCTCGTGGGCGACTGTGAACATCGGCGATGTTGCGCACTCGCCAGGCGCGGCGGCGGTGCTGCACGAGGCTGACCCGGAGGCACAGATCACCCTGTGGGCGGTGCGCCTGAACGACCGGGAGCGTGCGATGTTCGCCGAGCGCCAGCCCTGGTTGGAGGTCGTCGAGGGACGGTTCGACGAGCACGACGTGGCCAGCACGCCCGAGCTCGCCCGGGCGTGGGAGGAGGCGGATCTGCTCGTGCACGGCTCCGGCAGCGGGTTGGTGGCGGGCCGGGACATGTACCGGTGGCAGCGCACCGGGCGCCCCTACGGGGTCTTCGGCATCACCTATGACCCGTTCGGACTCCTCACGCCGAGCACCTTGGCACAGGCGCGGGCGCAGATCGAGGCGCTTCCGGGCGACTACATGTACGAGCGGGACCGTGAGCTGTTCGCGGGTGCGGCGTTCCTCTACTGCCGTGACTCGCTCAGCAGCGACTATCTGGCCAGTCAGGGCACGGGGGCGCCGTGCCTGGAGTGGGGACCCGACGCGACGTTCGCCTACGATCTCGCGGACGACCACGCGGCAGCCGCGCTGATCGCCACGCTGGACCTGCGCCCAGGGTTCCTCATTGCGGTCCCGCGCTCGCGGTACGCGCCGTACCACCGGATCTACGATCGGGTGCCCCAGCAGCTGGACCACTACAAGGACGCTGTCAATGCCGCCCATGACGAGCAGGACATGGCCGTGCTCGCCTCGGCGATCACCTCCTGGGTTCGCCGCACCGGGCAGGACGTGCTGATCGGGCCGGAGATGAGCTACGCGGTGCAACTCGCCGCGGAGCACTTTCCGCGAATCCTCCCCAGTGATGTGGCGCCGCGGGTGCGGGTGCTCACCGAGTACTGGGACCTTCCGACGGCGACCGCGGTGTACCGGCAGGCTGCCGCAGTGCTCTCGATGGACTGCCACTCGCCGATTCTCGCGACCGCAGTAGGGACGCCGTCGCTGTACCTGCGTCAACCCACGGAGACGATCAAGGGCGTGATGTTCGCTGATCTCGGCGCGCCGGAACGCGTGGTGGAGATCGAGGCCCACGACGCAGCCGAACGGCTCGCCGCCGCACTGGCGGAGCTGGCCGCCGACGACGGACGGTCGGCACGGGAGCAGACGGTCCGGATGCGCGAGCAGGCACAGGCCCGGTTGGCCCAGATGGCTGAGCACGCGGTCTCGGCGGCGGGCCGAGCTCGGACGGGCCTGGCCGTGGCGTCCGCGGCCGGACCTCTCCCGCGGGAGTAG
- a CDS encoding AI-2E family transporter produces MSNAQEQPVAPDAPIDGEDDSSAARAETPADTASTAPTANDDAPAADPVVSGADHGFPTRPDDDPHSPVTRAVRGAAAWSWRFMIIVGAVALAVVGLIQIKTVVVPVLVAVLVASLLAPVVDWLHRRRVPRALASLLALLGAIGLVGGLLTLAGASIATGFRDLADTAWEGIQELIRWLSTGPLQLSQTDLDAYVAQIQDSLESNAEQILSGALSVGTSVGHVLAGALIALFCLFFFLKEGRVIWTWLVGLFPAATRHHVDGAGRRGWASLGTYARTQLLVALIDGVGIGLGAWILGVPLALPLGVLVFVGSFIPIVGAVVTGAVAVVVALVDQGPLIALVMLGVVLLVQQAESNLLQPKLMGWALNLHPVAVLLAVAAGTIIGGVVGALFAVPLIAVANTVLNYLTGKPDPLGPDDPRLHRRRRRKTKISAPATDS; encoded by the coding sequence ATGTCGAACGCCCAGGAGCAGCCGGTCGCCCCGGACGCGCCCATCGACGGCGAAGATGACAGCTCGGCGGCACGGGCCGAGACGCCGGCAGACACCGCCTCTACGGCCCCAACAGCGAACGACGATGCCCCGGCCGCAGACCCGGTCGTCTCGGGGGCCGACCATGGGTTCCCCACTCGCCCGGATGATGACCCGCACTCCCCGGTGACCCGTGCGGTGCGCGGCGCCGCGGCGTGGTCCTGGCGCTTCATGATCATTGTGGGTGCCGTGGCGTTGGCGGTGGTCGGCCTGATCCAGATCAAGACGGTCGTGGTGCCGGTGCTGGTGGCCGTGCTGGTCGCCTCGCTGCTGGCGCCAGTGGTGGACTGGCTGCACCGCCGGCGGGTACCGCGCGCGCTCGCTTCGTTGCTGGCACTTCTCGGTGCGATCGGCCTGGTCGGCGGATTGCTCACGCTCGCCGGCGCCTCGATCGCCACCGGTTTCCGGGACCTGGCCGATACTGCCTGGGAGGGCATCCAGGAGCTGATTCGTTGGCTCAGCACGGGTCCGTTGCAGCTCTCCCAGACCGACCTGGACGCCTATGTCGCGCAGATCCAGGACTCGCTCGAGAGCAATGCCGAGCAGATCCTCAGTGGCGCGCTCTCGGTGGGGACCTCTGTTGGGCACGTGCTTGCCGGAGCCTTGATCGCTCTGTTCTGCCTGTTCTTCTTCCTCAAGGAGGGCCGCGTCATCTGGACGTGGCTGGTCGGCCTGTTCCCGGCTGCTACGCGCCATCATGTCGACGGGGCGGGTCGTCGCGGCTGGGCGAGCCTAGGTACCTACGCCCGGACGCAGTTGCTGGTCGCGTTGATCGACGGCGTCGGCATCGGGCTCGGGGCGTGGATCCTCGGGGTGCCGCTCGCCCTGCCGCTCGGGGTGCTCGTCTTCGTCGGCTCGTTCATCCCGATCGTCGGCGCCGTGGTCACCGGTGCCGTCGCGGTGGTGGTCGCGCTCGTCGACCAGGGTCCGCTCATCGCCCTGGTGATGCTCGGTGTGGTGCTGCTCGTGCAGCAGGCAGAGAGCAACCTGCTCCAGCCGAAACTGATGGGCTGGGCGCTGAATCTGCACCCGGTGGCCGTGCTGCTCGCCGTGGCCGCCGGCACGATCATCGGGGGAGTGGTGGGCGCCCTGTTCGCGGTGCCGTTGATCGCCGTCGCGAACACCGTGCTGAACTACCTCACCGGCAAACCGGATCCGCTCGGTCCGGACGATCCACGGCTGCACCGCCGGAGGCGGCGCAAGACGAAGATCTCCGCCCCTGCCACCGATTCCTGA
- the greA gene encoding transcription elongation factor GreA, translated as MSDTTWLTKDAFDRLQAEYDHLVSVGRTEIADRIEAARDEGDLKENGGYHAAREEQAKQEARIRQLDELLRTAEVGEAPPDDGIVEPGMVVTATVAGEEMTFLLGSREVAGDTDLDVYSSGSPLGTAILGKKVGEKASYDAPSGASISVAIKKATPFAG; from the coding sequence GTGTCCGATACCACGTGGCTCACCAAGGACGCTTTCGACCGACTCCAGGCCGAGTATGACCACCTCGTGAGTGTGGGCCGGACCGAGATCGCTGACCGGATCGAAGCCGCCCGCGACGAGGGTGACCTCAAGGAGAACGGCGGGTACCACGCCGCTCGTGAGGAGCAGGCTAAGCAGGAGGCGCGGATCCGTCAGCTCGACGAGCTCCTGCGCACTGCCGAGGTGGGCGAGGCTCCCCCAGACGACGGGATCGTCGAGCCCGGCATGGTCGTCACCGCGACCGTCGCGGGCGAGGAGATGACTTTCCTGCTCGGCTCTCGCGAGGTCGCCGGCGACACGGATCTGGACGTGTACTCCTCGGGCTCACCGCTCGGCACGGCGATCCTCGGCAAGAAGGTCGGCGAGAAGGCCTCCTACGACGCACCCAGTGGTGCCTCGATCAGCGTGGCGATCAAGAAGGCCACGCCCTTCGCCGGCTGA
- a CDS encoding DUF4307 domain-containing protein codes for MTDAPTGEASTARAGAPSPEVAAMLAERYGRRPGQDRRSRRSTRIVAIVCAILGIAVLVLIGTNVLRPAATAQDVGFAVLDDSQVRVTFDVTKPDDRSATCTLEALNTGFGQVGLLEVVIPPAEGPTTRHTATVATTELATTGVVRDCELLD; via the coding sequence GTGACCGACGCACCCACGGGCGAAGCGAGCACCGCACGCGCCGGGGCGCCCAGTCCCGAGGTCGCGGCGATGCTCGCTGAACGCTACGGGCGCCGCCCCGGGCAGGACCGGCGCTCGCGCCGCAGCACCCGGATCGTGGCAATCGTCTGCGCCATCCTGGGAATAGCGGTCCTGGTGCTGATCGGCACCAACGTGCTCCGGCCCGCCGCCACGGCGCAGGACGTCGGCTTCGCCGTGCTCGACGACAGCCAGGTCCGGGTCACCTTCGACGTGACCAAACCCGACGACCGCAGTGCCACGTGCACCCTCGAAGCACTCAACACCGGATTCGGGCAGGTCGGGCTGCTGGAGGTGGTCATCCCGCCGGCCGAGGGTCCCACCACGCGGCACACCGCGACGGTCGCCACCACCGAGCTGGCCACCACCGGAGTGGTCCGCGACTGTGAGCTGCTCGACTGA
- the mca gene encoding mycothiol conjugate amidase Mca, translating to MAVHAHPDDESSKGAATMARYAAEGVEVLVVTCTGGERGDILNPRLRDDPEVQRDMPGYRRREMAAAAAALGVSQCWLGFVDSGLPEGDPLPPLPDGAFAREPLEVATEALMRVVREFRPHVMTTYNENGGYPHPDHVMTHQISMAAFEAAGDPDAYPHAGPPWEISKLYYDHGFSKARITAVHEAIVASGADSPFADWMDRWDRDDRAEKVTTRIECADYFGHRDRALLAHATQIDPDGFFFAIPRDLEREVWPVEEYELVHSRVPTDTPEDDLFTGLRS from the coding sequence ATGGCCGTGCACGCGCATCCGGACGACGAGTCCAGCAAGGGTGCGGCCACCATGGCGCGGTATGCCGCTGAGGGGGTCGAGGTGCTCGTGGTCACCTGCACCGGCGGTGAGCGAGGCGACATCTTGAACCCTCGCCTCCGGGACGACCCGGAGGTCCAACGAGACATGCCCGGTTACCGGCGCCGGGAGATGGCTGCCGCTGCCGCCGCCCTGGGCGTCTCCCAGTGCTGGTTGGGGTTCGTCGACTCCGGCCTGCCCGAGGGAGACCCGCTGCCGCCCCTGCCGGACGGCGCGTTCGCACGTGAACCGCTCGAGGTGGCCACCGAAGCCCTGATGCGGGTGGTGCGCGAATTCCGTCCGCACGTGATGACCACGTACAACGAGAACGGCGGCTACCCGCACCCGGACCACGTGATGACCCACCAGATCTCGATGGCAGCCTTCGAGGCCGCAGGAGACCCGGACGCCTACCCGCACGCAGGTCCGCCGTGGGAGATCTCCAAGCTGTACTACGACCACGGCTTCTCGAAGGCGAGGATCACCGCCGTGCACGAGGCGATCGTGGCCAGCGGCGCCGATTCGCCCTTCGCGGACTGGATGGACCGCTGGGACCGGGACGACCGGGCAGAGAAGGTCACCACCCGGATCGAGTGCGCCGACTACTTCGGACATCGGGATCGTGCCTTGCTCGCCCACGCCACCCAGATCGACCCGGACGGGTTCTTCTTCGCGATCCCGCGCGACTTGGAGCGTGAGGTCTGGCCGGTGGAGGAGTACGAGCTGGTGCACTCCCGGGTTCCGACCGATACACCGGAGGATGACCTCTTCACCGGACTACGCTCGTGA
- a CDS encoding nitrilase-related carbon-nitrogen hydrolase encodes MTLPVAVVQLAASADSEANVFAAVDHVRAAATAGARLVVLPEYSAGWAPQLSPELAEAVDGPFHQAMSAVAAECAVDLVVGAIEPADGDPARCVNVALAFGPDGALRGRYEKVHLFDAFGVRESDVLDAGAPGAHQAMVLDVAGVQVGVATCYDLRFPETFRVLVDGGAQVLVVIAAWAAGPGKAEQLDVLVRARAIENTTYLALASQHGRGRTGHSQVVDPLGRPMAVAEDGDAVLLVNLEEQQVTDVREQVPSLEHRRYTVVPRG; translated from the coding sequence ATGACTCTGCCGGTCGCCGTCGTGCAACTCGCAGCCAGTGCGGACAGCGAGGCGAACGTGTTTGCCGCGGTCGACCATGTGCGCGCCGCGGCCACGGCCGGTGCGCGGCTCGTCGTGCTCCCCGAGTACTCCGCGGGGTGGGCCCCTCAGCTGAGCCCGGAGCTTGCCGAGGCGGTTGACGGCCCGTTCCACCAGGCAATGTCTGCCGTGGCAGCCGAATGTGCGGTCGACCTGGTGGTCGGGGCGATCGAGCCCGCCGACGGCGACCCGGCGCGGTGCGTGAACGTCGCCCTGGCCTTCGGTCCCGATGGCGCCCTGCGCGGCCGGTACGAGAAGGTGCACCTCTTCGATGCGTTCGGTGTGCGGGAGTCGGACGTGCTGGATGCCGGTGCGCCTGGGGCGCACCAGGCCATGGTGCTCGATGTTGCCGGGGTGCAGGTAGGCGTGGCCACCTGCTACGACCTCCGATTCCCGGAGACGTTCCGGGTGCTTGTCGACGGCGGAGCGCAGGTTCTGGTGGTGATCGCTGCGTGGGCGGCCGGTCCCGGCAAGGCCGAGCAGTTGGACGTGCTGGTGCGCGCCCGCGCGATCGAGAACACCACCTACCTCGCCCTCGCGAGCCAGCACGGGCGTGGACGCACCGGGCACTCACAGGTGGTCGACCCGCTCGGGCGGCCGATGGCCGTGGCTGAGGACGGGGACGCGGTGCTCCTGGTGAATCTCGAGGAGCAGCAGGTCACGGACGTGCGAGAGCAGGTCCCGAGCCTGGAGCACCGGCGCTACACCGTGGTACCGCGGGGCTGA
- a CDS encoding PPK2 family polyphosphate kinase, translating into MAHDWHAPVADLLRVHDDFDLSTVDRAGTPGWKHGKKAAKKALAERGERLSELQERLFAEGRTGGTRSVLLVLQGLDTAGKGGIVRHVLGMVDPQGVDLASFGVPTAEEKKHHHLWRIRRALPQPGQIGVFDRSHYEQVLVVRVEGLEPAELHEKRYDELVRFDQKTAATDTTIIKVALMVSHEEQGERLAERLDRPDKHWKYNPSDLETRAKWDQYQAAYQQMLERTSIDEAPWYVVPADRKWYARLAVTQLLLDALESLELTWPEADYDVKKQQELLAATQRPTSKGTKAASIKGSGTTKSSAAKKNSSAKKADTNTKPSAPKKGKKAATKKNSPAKKPTKGKKG; encoded by the coding sequence ATGGCGCACGACTGGCACGCCCCCGTCGCGGACCTGCTCCGCGTGCACGACGACTTCGACCTGAGCACCGTCGACCGAGCCGGCACCCCCGGCTGGAAGCACGGGAAGAAGGCCGCGAAGAAGGCGCTCGCCGAGCGCGGTGAACGCCTCTCCGAGCTCCAGGAGCGCCTGTTCGCCGAGGGCCGGACCGGCGGCACTCGATCGGTGCTGCTCGTGCTGCAGGGGCTGGATACCGCGGGCAAGGGCGGCATCGTGCGCCACGTGCTGGGCATGGTGGACCCGCAGGGTGTGGATCTCGCCTCGTTCGGCGTGCCCACCGCGGAGGAGAAGAAGCATCACCACCTGTGGCGGATCCGCCGCGCCCTCCCGCAGCCCGGGCAGATCGGTGTGTTCGACCGCTCCCACTACGAGCAGGTGCTGGTGGTGAGGGTGGAGGGGCTCGAACCGGCCGAGCTGCATGAGAAGCGCTATGACGAGCTGGTGCGCTTCGACCAGAAGACGGCCGCCACGGACACCACGATCATCAAGGTCGCGCTGATGGTCTCCCACGAGGAGCAGGGTGAGCGACTCGCCGAGCGACTCGACCGGCCGGACAAGCACTGGAAGTACAACCCGAGCGACCTGGAGACCCGGGCGAAGTGGGACCAGTACCAGGCCGCCTACCAGCAGATGCTCGAGCGCACCTCGATCGACGAGGCCCCGTGGTACGTGGTGCCCGCCGACCGCAAGTGGTACGCGCGGCTCGCGGTGACCCAGCTGTTGCTGGACGCGCTGGAGTCGCTCGAGCTGACCTGGCCGGAAGCCGACTACGACGTCAAGAAGCAGCAGGAGCTGCTCGCCGCGACGCAGCGCCCGACCAGTAAGGGCACGAAGGCGGCCAGCATCAAGGGTTCGGGCACGACGAAGAGCTCAGCCGCGAAGAAGAACTCATCGGCGAAGAAGGCGGACACCAACACGAAGCCATCGGCCCCGAAGAAGGGCAAGAAGGCCGCGACGAAAAAGAACTCACCGGCGAAGAAGCCCACGAAGGGCAAGAAGGGCTGA
- a CDS encoding hemolysin III family protein, with protein sequence MVPPGVLDLRERCHRPPGDHRGIGYTGGAIAYGLKRPNLVPGWFGFHELFHAGTVIGYVCHAAAIGLAVLAR encoded by the coding sequence CTGGTTCCTCCCGGAGTTCTGGATCTCCGGGAGCGCTGCCATCGCCCTCCTGGTGATCATCGGGGGATCGGTTACACCGGCGGTGCCATCGCCTACGGGCTGAAGCGACCCAATCTCGTCCCGGGCTGGTTCGGCTTCCACGAACTGTTCCACGCCGGCACCGTGATCGGGTACGTCTGCCACGCCGCCGCGATCGGTCTCGCGGTGCTCGCCCGCTGA
- a CDS encoding hemolysin III family protein translates to MDHSNIFLVIAGTYTPLAALLLPEATARVMLIVVWSGALVGLLARVLWLGAPRWFYVPVYLALGWVAVWFLPEFWISGSAAIALLVIIGGSVTPAVPSPTG, encoded by the coding sequence ATGGATCACTCGAACATCTTCCTGGTGATCGCCGGCACCTACACACCGCTCGCAGCGCTGCTCCTTCCCGAGGCCACGGCACGCGTCATGCTGATCGTGGTCTGGTCCGGCGCCCTCGTCGGTCTGCTCGCCCGGGTGCTCTGGCTCGGTGCCCCGCGTTGGTTCTACGTGCCCGTCTACCTGGCACTGGGCTGGGTGGCCGTCTGGTTCCTCCCGGAGTTCTGGATCTCCGGGAGCGCTGCCATCGCCCTCCTGGTGATCATCGGGGGATCGGTTACACCGGCGGTGCCATCGCCTACGGGCTGA
- a CDS encoding hemolysin III family protein → MARTPAALADSASPAHSPGAKPRLRGWIHSVMAPIALVIGLVLVIGSPSTTAAVTTTIFAFTTVLLFTTSAVYHRGTWSPACTTRCGGWITRTSSW, encoded by the coding sequence ATGGCCCGCACCCCTGCGGCACTCGCCGACTCCGCCTCCCCGGCGCACTCCCCCGGGGCCAAACCGAGGCTGCGCGGGTGGATCCACAGCGTGATGGCGCCGATCGCCTTGGTCATCGGCCTGGTGCTGGTGATCGGTTCGCCCTCCACGACGGCTGCGGTCACGACGACAATCTTCGCGTTCACCACGGTGCTGCTGTTCACCACCAGCGCCGTGTATCACCGCGGCACCTGGTCCCCCGCGTGCACGACACGCTGCGGCGGATGGATCACTCGAACATCTTCCTGGTGA
- a CDS encoding isoprenyl transferase translates to MRPPAFLYGLYERRLTRSLDGARLPHHVGVLLDGNRRWARSAGLEPAQGHQAGAERIVDLLGWCEGVNIKLVTLWMLSTNNLDRDSREVKDLLEIIAAAVATLATTRRWRLQLVGELDLLPEPIVERLRASEAMTSDVDGIHVNIAVGYGGRHEIAGAVRSLIAEYVKSGRPLSDLEETVTPETITAHLYTKGQPDPDLVIRTSGEQRLGGFLLWQSEQSEFYFCEAFWPDFRRVDFLRALRSYAGRERRLGR, encoded by the coding sequence ATGCGCCCACCCGCGTTCCTGTACGGACTTTACGAACGACGACTCACCCGCTCGCTCGACGGTGCCCGCCTGCCCCACCACGTGGGCGTGCTCCTCGACGGCAATCGCCGCTGGGCCCGTTCGGCGGGACTCGAGCCTGCGCAGGGCCACCAGGCCGGCGCGGAACGGATCGTCGACCTGCTCGGCTGGTGCGAGGGTGTCAACATCAAGCTGGTCACGCTGTGGATGCTCTCCACGAACAATCTCGATCGGGACTCCCGCGAGGTGAAGGACCTGCTGGAGATCATCGCCGCCGCGGTGGCGACCTTGGCCACCACTCGACGGTGGCGACTGCAGCTGGTGGGCGAGCTGGACCTACTTCCCGAGCCCATCGTGGAGCGGCTGCGTGCGTCGGAGGCGATGACCAGCGACGTGGACGGGATCCATGTCAACATCGCGGTGGGCTATGGCGGACGGCACGAGATCGCGGGCGCGGTGCGCTCCCTCATCGCCGAGTATGTGAAGTCCGGCCGGCCGTTGAGCGACCTGGAGGAGACGGTGACGCCGGAGACGATCACGGCGCACCTGTACACCAAGGGCCAGCCGGATCCGGACCTGGTGATCCGCACCTCCGGCGAGCAACGCCTGGGCGGCTTCCTGCTCTGGCAGAGCGAGCAGAGCGAGTTCTACTTCTGTGAGGCGTTCTGGCCGGACTTCCGGCGGGTGGACTTCCTGCGTGCGCTGCGTTCCTACGCCGGGCGAGAGCGGCGCCTCGGGCGGTAG
- a CDS encoding UDP-N-acetylglucosamine 1-carboxyvinyltransferase: MTVIDDTQTSLAEIGTLIRGARQNRGLTQTQLAERLSTSQSAIARIEQGSQNLSVELLARINGALDADLLSIGTPRAAHLRVTGGQQLSGTITVKSSKNGAVALLCASLLNRGRTTLRQVARIVEVDRIVDVLRSIGVRATWSADGKDLEIVPPAELDLSAIDEEAARRTRSIIMFLGPLLGRESAFNLPYAGGCDLGTRTVEPHMIALRPFGLDVVATAGQYEATVQPDRPNEITVVLTERGDTVTENALMAAARHPGVTTLRNASPNYMVQDLCFYLELLGVRIEGIGTTTLRVHGLADIDADVEYAPGEDPVEAMSLITAGIVTDSEITVARVPVEFMEIELATLAEMGLRYTLSPEYPAANGRTRLVDVTVRPSELQAPIDKIHPMPFPGLNIDNLPFFAVIAAAASGTTLIHDWVYDNRAIHLTDLTRLGADVRLLDPHRLDVTGPTRWSGAEVSCPPALRPAVVILLGMLAAKGTSVLRNVDIIARGYEQLQERLIELGAQIETFRD; the protein is encoded by the coding sequence ATGACGGTGATTGACGACACCCAGACCTCACTCGCGGAGATCGGCACTCTCATTCGCGGTGCGCGCCAGAACAGGGGCCTGACCCAGACTCAGCTCGCGGAGCGCCTCAGCACCAGTCAGAGCGCGATCGCCCGGATCGAGCAAGGCAGCCAGAACCTCTCGGTCGAGCTGCTCGCCCGGATCAATGGCGCACTGGATGCGGACCTGCTCTCCATCGGGACACCTCGCGCCGCCCACCTGCGGGTGACCGGTGGTCAGCAGCTCTCTGGGACGATCACCGTGAAGTCCTCCAAGAACGGTGCGGTCGCCCTGCTGTGTGCCTCCCTGCTGAACCGGGGTCGGACCACGTTGCGTCAGGTCGCCCGGATCGTGGAGGTGGACCGGATCGTGGACGTCTTGCGCTCGATCGGGGTCCGTGCCACGTGGTCCGCCGACGGGAAGGACCTCGAGATCGTGCCCCCGGCGGAGCTGGATCTGAGCGCCATCGATGAGGAAGCGGCTCGCCGCACCCGCAGCATCATCATGTTCCTCGGTCCGTTGCTGGGCCGGGAGAGCGCTTTCAACCTGCCCTATGCGGGCGGTTGCGACCTCGGCACCCGCACGGTGGAGCCCCACATGATCGCCCTGCGTCCGTTCGGACTCGACGTGGTGGCCACGGCCGGCCAGTACGAGGCCACCGTGCAGCCCGACCGGCCCAATGAGATCACGGTGGTGCTCACCGAGCGCGGCGACACCGTGACCGAGAACGCGCTGATGGCTGCGGCACGCCACCCCGGTGTCACGACCCTGCGCAACGCCAGCCCGAACTACATGGTGCAGGATCTGTGCTTCTACCTGGAGCTGCTCGGGGTACGGATCGAAGGCATCGGCACCACGACGCTTCGCGTGCACGGGCTGGCCGATATCGACGCTGACGTCGAGTACGCCCCCGGGGAGGACCCCGTGGAGGCGATGAGCCTCATCACCGCCGGGATCGTCACCGACTCGGAGATCACGGTGGCCCGGGTGCCGGTGGAGTTCATGGAGATCGAGCTTGCCACCCTGGCCGAGATGGGGCTGCGCTACACCCTCTCTCCGGAGTACCCGGCGGCGAACGGCCGCACCCGGCTCGTGGATGTGACCGTGCGCCCGAGCGAACTGCAGGCCCCGATCGACAAGATCCACCCGATGCCGTTCCCCGGCCTGAACATCGACAACCTGCCCTTCTTCGCCGTGATCGCTGCGGCCGCCTCGGGAACGACGTTGATCCACGACTGGGTCTACGACAACCGGGCCATCCACCTCACCGACCTGACCCGGCTGGGCGCTGACGTTCGGCTGCTCGACCCGCACCGGCTCGACGTGACCGGCCCGACTCGCTGGTCCGGAGCCGAGGTGAGTTGCCCTCCGGCGCTGCGTCCCGCCGTCGTGATTCTGCTCGGCATGTTGGCGGCGAAGGGTACCTCGGTGCTCCGTAACGTCGACATCATTGCCCGAGGCTATGAGCAGCTGCAGGAACGGCTGATCGAGCTCGGCGCGCAGATCGAGACGTTCCGCGACTGA
- a CDS encoding carbonic anhydrase: MTANDRPATPAEAWAALQEGNTRFISGEMAHPSQDAQRRAELSSAQYPFAVLFGCSDSRVAAEIIFDRGLGDLFVVRTAGHVVDTTVIGSIEYGVDVLGAPLVVVLGHDSCGAIAAANQALTTGDLPSNFVRAVVDRVIPSLVTGAGSPDGVRAATDDPRTVRLPDLENLQSEHVRATVRMLHSYSATLATAVEEGRCAIVGLEYALADGKARQVEVIGSI; encoded by the coding sequence ATGACCGCGAACGACCGTCCCGCGACCCCCGCCGAAGCATGGGCAGCCCTTCAGGAGGGCAATACCCGATTCATCTCCGGGGAGATGGCTCATCCCAGTCAGGACGCTCAGCGCCGGGCCGAGCTCTCCTCCGCCCAGTACCCGTTCGCGGTGCTGTTCGGATGCTCGGACTCCCGGGTGGCCGCAGAGATCATCTTCGACCGCGGCCTGGGTGACCTGTTCGTGGTAAGGACCGCCGGGCACGTCGTGGACACCACAGTGATCGGGTCGATCGAGTACGGCGTCGATGTGCTGGGTGCACCGCTGGTGGTGGTGCTCGGGCACGACAGCTGTGGTGCGATCGCGGCCGCCAACCAGGCGCTGACCACCGGTGATCTGCCGTCGAACTTCGTCCGCGCCGTGGTGGACCGGGTGATCCCGAGCCTGGTCACCGGTGCCGGGAGCCCTGACGGCGTCCGCGCGGCCACCGATGATCCTCGGACCGTCCGTCTGCCGGACCTGGAGAACCTTCAGTCCGAGCATGTGCGCGCCACAGTCCGGATGCTGCACTCCTACTCCGCCACGCTCGCGACGGCGGTCGAGGAAGGGCGCTGCGCGATCGTGGGTCTGGAGTACGCCCTGGCGGACGGGAAGGCTCGCCAGGTGGAGGTCATCGGCTCGATCTGA